ATCCTCGGCGATCGGCGTCGGGGCGAACTCGACGTCCTCGACACGTATCCGATCGCGCCTCGCGAACTCGTCATCGGCGTCTACGTGGGCAGGGCCGTCGGCCTTCTCGGGACGGTCGTCGTCCCGCTCCTGCTCGTCGCCGGAGCGGTCTTCGTCGGTCGCGAAGAGCCGTTCGGCCGGTACGCCTCCCACGCCGGTGCCGACTCCCCGATCCTGTTCGCGCGGTTCGTCGCGCTGACGGCCCTGTTCGCGCTGTCGATTCTCGCCGTTGCGCTCGCCATCTCGGCGCTCGTGAGCGGGACGCGAAGCGCCCTCGCACTGTCCGTCGTCGCGCTGGTCGTCCTGCTGGTCGGGCTCGATCTCGCGCTCGTCTACGGGTTCGCCAACGGCTATCTGGGCGACTCGTCGCTCGTCCACGCGCTCGCGGTGAGTCCCCTCAGCGCGTATCGCGGACTCGTCTTCGAGAGCGCCGTAGTAACGGCGT
This genomic stretch from Natrinema salaciae harbors:
- a CDS encoding ABC transporter permease encodes the protein MERVVVRELRTVSRTRTFVVLGAALAAVLVGIAWVGGGVRAGFVPTVVDLLTPLELLVPIVAVAFGYRAILGDRRRGELDVLDTYPIAPRELVIGVYVGRAVGLLGTVVVPLLLVAGAVFVGREEPFGRYASHAGADSPILFARFVALTALFALSILAVALAISALVSGTRSALALSVVALVVLLVGLDLALVYGFANGYLGDSSLVHALAVSPLSAYRGLVFESAVVTASGTGPRTASPVASLLGLASWTGTSLAVATWAIKR